The Cohnella abietis genome has a segment encoding these proteins:
- a CDS encoding C40 family peptidase: MRKVSVFMFSLALLFSFQIGSAFADSKLDKSVAPLIGTDYKYGGTTTKGFDCSGFTGYVFNELGLDLPRTSKDMFNWDGGKKVAQEDLRAGDLVFFNTSGSGVSHVGIYVGNNKFAHAASKGVTITSLDESYYAKRYLGARRVMDTETYKKVATEPEAVEVADAAKS; encoded by the coding sequence TTGCGCAAAGTTTCAGTGTTCATGTTTTCCCTTGCTCTACTTTTTTCTTTCCAGATAGGCAGCGCATTCGCCGACTCCAAGCTCGACAAATCTGTTGCACCCCTAATTGGAACTGATTATAAGTATGGTGGAACGACAACGAAGGGATTTGACTGCTCCGGCTTTACCGGTTATGTATTCAATGAACTTGGTCTCGACCTTCCTCGTACTTCTAAAGACATGTTCAATTGGGATGGGGGCAAGAAAGTAGCCCAGGAAGATCTTCGCGCTGGCGATCTCGTGTTTTTTAATACGAGTGGCAGCGGCGTATCTCATGTAGGCATTTATGTTGGTAACAACAAATTTGCTCATGCAGCTTCCAAAGGTGTAACCATCACCTCTCTTGATGAGAGCTACTACGCGAAACGCTATCTTGGCGCTCGTCGTGTGATGGACACAGAAACGTACAAGAAAGTAGCTACTGAGCCAGAAGCCGTCGAAGTAGCAGATGCTGCTAAATCGTAA
- a CDS encoding M1 family metallopeptidase produces MPKRRSLRMLLFVAAAAVLVLSVRFGFADAWVDQYALPSNALSELPVTSTPSAIQVQSDPVPDAPQIPQAAVLSNRITEYHISVSLDEGGGGLTGEQTVTWKNPGRQTISELYFHLYPNAFAPGSTFINESKGQLRGDKMKAGSNGSMEITTLTTEQGETLLPRLHYVQPDDGNKKDRTLATFRLPEPVKPGASVTLRMKFKVKLPDVFARMGKAGDFIMAGQWFPKIAVYETYGTGNRTTEGWNLHQYHGNSEFYSDFGIYSVRINVPAAYKVAATGFQTKAPVINGGRKIFQFYADDVHDFAWSASPNFTFVEDSFSSPGIPGVRIKLYLDPLHKDMQDRYMHAAKSALAKLGEWYGEYPYSTLSVIVPPASGNGAGGMEYPTLVTAAAAQTDNPGYDLERTLLHEIAHQYWYGLVASNEFEEAWLDEGFTSYTEDKLMASIYGVLPNIPIEASYMTNPEPLNQFSWRYRSSEGYAENVYIRGKLVLSSLERQVGDKTMSKIMRTYFQKNKFKHPTSADFKKVVESVTKTKWDDFFQSYIQQGQMTDFSVDSITAHKTANGYESQVLLRRNGGSAQPVLVLFKFQDGQTIRKKWDGVQNHAQLQLSSTTPLEYVAIDPNLNVVLDNRRYNNYLKTEVPKEERTRFVTGITQIIEGLFGTLVW; encoded by the coding sequence ATGCCTAAGCGCCGTTCGCTGCGAATGTTACTTTTCGTCGCTGCCGCTGCTGTACTAGTACTATCTGTTCGATTCGGGTTTGCCGACGCTTGGGTGGACCAATACGCGCTTCCTAGCAACGCTTTGTCCGAGCTGCCGGTTACAAGCACCCCCTCTGCCATTCAAGTACAATCCGATCCGGTTCCGGATGCTCCACAGATACCTCAGGCTGCCGTGCTTAGCAACCGGATAACCGAGTATCATATTTCCGTTTCCTTGGATGAGGGGGGCGGCGGTCTGACGGGAGAGCAAACCGTCACCTGGAAAAATCCCGGTCGGCAAACGATCTCTGAGCTTTATTTTCACCTGTATCCGAACGCCTTTGCACCTGGCAGCACTTTTATTAATGAGTCCAAGGGCCAATTGCGCGGGGACAAAATGAAAGCAGGCAGCAATGGGAGCATGGAAATCACTACTTTGACGACAGAGCAAGGCGAAACCCTTCTCCCCCGCCTTCATTATGTGCAACCGGACGATGGTAACAAGAAAGACCGTACGCTCGCGACTTTCCGACTTCCGGAACCGGTCAAGCCTGGCGCGTCCGTCACCCTGCGAATGAAATTTAAGGTTAAGCTACCTGATGTGTTCGCACGAATGGGCAAAGCAGGAGATTTCATCATGGCCGGTCAATGGTTTCCGAAAATAGCCGTGTACGAAACTTATGGCACGGGTAACCGGACAACTGAAGGCTGGAATTTACATCAATACCACGGTAATTCCGAATTTTATTCGGACTTCGGGATCTACAGCGTGCGCATCAATGTCCCAGCGGCATACAAGGTTGCAGCTACCGGTTTCCAGACGAAGGCGCCTGTTATTAATGGGGGACGTAAAATCTTTCAATTTTACGCCGATGATGTTCATGACTTCGCCTGGTCTGCATCTCCAAATTTCACATTTGTAGAGGATTCCTTCTCCTCTCCGGGAATACCCGGTGTTCGGATTAAGCTTTACCTCGACCCCCTTCATAAGGACATGCAGGATCGTTATATGCATGCCGCTAAATCTGCTTTAGCCAAGCTTGGAGAGTGGTACGGAGAATATCCTTATTCCACACTGTCTGTCATCGTTCCACCTGCTAGCGGCAATGGAGCCGGAGGCATGGAATATCCGACACTCGTTACCGCTGCTGCAGCCCAAACCGACAACCCAGGCTATGATCTTGAGCGCACACTCCTCCACGAAATTGCTCATCAATATTGGTATGGCTTAGTTGCCTCCAATGAATTCGAAGAGGCGTGGCTTGACGAAGGCTTCACCTCTTACACCGAGGATAAGCTAATGGCCAGTATCTATGGAGTACTACCCAATATTCCGATTGAAGCCAGCTATATGACCAACCCAGAGCCGCTTAATCAATTTTCATGGCGCTATCGCTCCTCAGAAGGATATGCCGAAAATGTCTATATTCGCGGTAAGCTCGTGCTTTCTTCCTTGGAGCGCCAAGTGGGTGATAAGACGATGAGTAAGATCATGCGGACTTATTTTCAAAAAAATAAATTTAAGCATCCTACCTCCGCGGACTTTAAGAAGGTCGTGGAAAGTGTTACAAAAACCAAGTGGGACGACTTCTTCCAGTCTTACATTCAGCAGGGGCAAATGACAGATTTCTCTGTTGATTCCATTACTGCACACAAGACCGCAAACGGTTATGAGAGCCAGGTGCTTCTAAGGCGTAACGGCGGCAGTGCTCAGCCCGTATTAGTCTTGTTTAAGTTCCAGGATGGTCAGACAATACGCAAAAAGTGGGATGGTGTGCAAAACCACGCGCAACTGCAACTAAGCTCCACCACACCTTTGGAGTATGTAGCCATCGATCCTAACCTTAATGTCGTCCTCGATAACCGCAGATACAACAACTATCTCAAGACCGAGGTTCCTAAGGAAGAACGCACACGCTTCGTAACCGGTATAACACAGATTATTGAAGGATTGTTCGGCACATTGGTGTGGTGA
- a CDS encoding HelD family protein, protein MDSQHPLHTEEQLKLQHTFQEIDRQQANVGPIYRGQDYVEQLLEEKREEIRQRLALLGNEPYFGRLDYQEEGKDEPLPLYIGKRGMDDPQTSKPLIIDWRAPVASLFYSFTGGEAPVTYEAPDGTIEGQIYLKRNLSIRDKTLQRVVDSYERGGDNIGLNDEFLLYKLGDKKDNRLRDIVSTIQAEQDLIIRAPRYKALIIQGAAGSGKTTVALHRLAFLLYQYQQQIRAERMIIFAPNTMFLDYISGVLPELGVGNVKQTTFAEWALDRLGGTVRMAEGSSEGNRWFSLEGTRPTIDDETPGRLKGSLAFKSLLDEKLQSFEESFLIDQPFEAWEGRILPSTMIREWFEVEYRHYPLVARRERLTARINRWLEMQLTNIGDPKIRKDKSKTGKQRLRSYINKLPKADALTFYQAIFAPGAENQLPKKVVDTTRAYLKKGFAQPEDLAALVWIHYKLNGAENLVFDHVVVDEAQDVSPFQIALLNTFMNEPSFTILGDLAQGIHAYRGVQRWEELSSIFTDDQNSYHILKQSYRSTLEIIEFANGILPHTDTGLPPAEPVFRSGEAVDVIQLEHEKARLPFIDTFIKDNQERGMRTIAIIGRTDEECVRLHEEMVQFGIEANLISEGQAQYRGGITIVPVYLAKGLEFDAVLIADVNERQYALTAQDAKLLYVGCTRALHRLTLLYEGKLTALVQTD, encoded by the coding sequence ATGGACTCTCAGCACCCCTTACACACAGAAGAGCAACTTAAGCTTCAGCATACCTTTCAGGAGATTGATCGGCAGCAGGCCAATGTAGGACCAATTTACAGAGGACAAGATTACGTAGAACAGCTGCTAGAGGAAAAACGGGAGGAAATCAGACAAAGACTGGCATTACTCGGAAATGAACCCTATTTCGGACGCCTCGATTATCAGGAAGAAGGTAAAGACGAGCCTCTCCCCCTGTATATCGGCAAGAGAGGCATGGATGACCCACAAACAAGTAAACCTCTTATTATCGATTGGAGAGCTCCGGTAGCGAGCCTTTTCTATTCCTTCACAGGCGGGGAAGCGCCAGTTACTTACGAGGCACCGGACGGGACGATTGAAGGTCAAATCTATCTCAAACGAAATCTATCTATTCGGGATAAAACATTGCAAAGGGTCGTGGATAGCTACGAGCGTGGAGGCGACAACATTGGGCTTAACGATGAGTTTCTTCTATATAAGCTCGGAGACAAGAAGGACAATCGGCTTCGGGACATTGTATCGACCATTCAAGCCGAGCAGGATCTCATTATTAGAGCCCCAAGGTACAAAGCTCTTATCATACAAGGAGCAGCCGGATCAGGTAAAACTACAGTCGCTTTACACCGGCTAGCCTTCCTTCTTTACCAGTATCAGCAGCAAATACGTGCGGAAAGAATGATTATTTTCGCTCCCAATACGATGTTCCTCGACTATATCTCTGGAGTGCTCCCTGAGCTTGGGGTAGGAAATGTTAAACAAACGACCTTCGCGGAGTGGGCATTGGATCGACTGGGTGGTACTGTCCGAATGGCAGAAGGGTCATCCGAAGGTAACCGTTGGTTTTCTCTAGAAGGAACAAGACCTACGATCGATGATGAGACCCCGGGCAGACTCAAGGGCTCGCTCGCATTCAAAAGCTTATTAGACGAAAAGCTTCAGAGCTTCGAAGAAAGCTTCCTAATAGACCAGCCTTTCGAGGCTTGGGAAGGTCGCATCTTGCCAAGCACGATGATACGTGAGTGGTTTGAAGTCGAGTATCGGCATTATCCTCTGGTCGCCCGCCGAGAACGGTTAACTGCAAGAATTAATCGTTGGCTGGAGATGCAGCTAACCAATATAGGTGACCCCAAAATACGTAAGGATAAGAGCAAGACTGGAAAGCAACGGCTGCGCTCATATATAAACAAGTTACCGAAAGCTGATGCGCTCACCTTTTACCAAGCGATATTTGCTCCAGGTGCTGAGAACCAACTACCGAAGAAGGTCGTTGATACTACTCGAGCTTATTTGAAAAAGGGATTTGCCCAACCAGAAGATTTAGCCGCGCTCGTGTGGATTCACTATAAGTTAAACGGAGCCGAGAATCTCGTTTTTGATCACGTCGTCGTTGATGAAGCCCAAGACGTCTCTCCTTTCCAGATCGCTTTGTTGAACACTTTTATGAACGAGCCTTCCTTCACTATTCTTGGCGATTTAGCGCAAGGGATTCATGCCTACCGGGGTGTTCAACGTTGGGAAGAGCTCTCTTCCATTTTTACTGATGATCAGAACTCGTACCATATTCTAAAGCAAAGCTACCGCTCTACGCTTGAAATAATTGAATTTGCCAACGGTATTTTGCCTCATACCGATACGGGGCTACCTCCGGCTGAGCCTGTGTTCCGTAGTGGAGAAGCTGTTGATGTTATCCAGTTAGAGCATGAGAAAGCTAGGCTCCCTTTTATCGACACCTTCATCAAGGACAATCAGGAACGCGGTATGCGCACAATTGCTATTATCGGCAGGACAGACGAGGAATGTGTTCGACTCCACGAGGAAATGGTGCAATTCGGCATTGAAGCTAATCTTATTTCCGAAGGTCAAGCCCAATATCGCGGAGGTATAACTATCGTGCCCGTCTATTTAGCTAAAGGACTTGAATTCGACGCTGTGCTGATAGCTGATGTGAATGAGCGGCAATATGCCTTAACTGCTCAGGATGCCAAGCTGCTATACGTCGGCTGCACCCGTGCACTCCACCGCTTAACGTTGCTTTATGAAGGGAAATTAACTGCTTTAGTCCAAACGGATTAA
- a CDS encoding YwhD family protein has product MDNQEKPVEKKKLSLNVVSNKEHKGFGAGSIDLSQVACVIIDNGEAYIDVGAMHAKSKIEKGIKFSPDKANVPNGRPAWIVWVAVDRNEGGSYYAGATSCEMLIDSEARRGWKILPDHVNRLDASLKRKYMLDNIGPVEKEALRKLLEEHNLEWWNHSPQALKDLLA; this is encoded by the coding sequence ATGGATAACCAGGAAAAACCAGTTGAGAAAAAGAAGCTCTCGCTTAACGTTGTTAGTAACAAGGAGCATAAAGGGTTTGGAGCAGGCTCGATTGATTTAAGCCAGGTGGCTTGCGTGATTATCGATAATGGAGAAGCATATATCGATGTTGGAGCCATGCACGCAAAAAGTAAGATCGAGAAGGGAATTAAATTTTCCCCGGATAAAGCTAACGTGCCCAACGGACGTCCAGCATGGATAGTGTGGGTTGCTGTCGATCGTAATGAAGGTGGCTCTTATTATGCAGGTGCGACTTCCTGTGAGATGCTAATTGATAGCGAAGCTCGTAGAGGGTGGAAGATCCTTCCTGATCATGTAAACCGTTTAGACGCTTCACTTAAACGTAAGTATATGCTCGATAATATCGGACCAGTAGAGAAGGAAGCTCTTCGTAAGCTGTTGGAAGAGCACAATTTAGAGTGGTGGAATCATTCTCCCCAAGCATTGAAGGATTTATTAGCATAA